The genomic region TCCGGTGTTTCTTGTTGGTGCTGCCAGATGTCAATCTCCACAACCATCCTGTTGAGGAGGTATATTTTGATAAACCCCGTCATGCGCCAATTTGTAATGCATTTACCTTTCATAACATGAAATGaaagtaatttatatatgtaattcaatattttcagtaatgcagtcatcgaaattagacttttggacgAACAAGCCCGAATGCTTATACTAATGCTTGGCGTCATATTTtgtaacaagccctgctatataaaattcagaatttgagcaagcccgaaagacatttaaccagtgcagggctggcgggcttgtgctaatttcgaccactgtaatGTTATCCCTGATAATGGTCACTTTTATTCAGTTGGCATTGCGATTGTTAGCCAAAATAATGTGCGTAAAGgaaacatttttcttacaatTGGATATTCactttgttccctaaacgccacaagttgtcagactgattcataccaatgtaacatatattcttcaactataactccacaatatttaacactgcattgttaaaaaaacaacaacgtaacacataaattatttttagccaataccttaCACTTTAAGTGTTGCATGAAACACAAATTCAGACCGAAAGCATTGCCATGTTTTAACTATCTAGCATgtgcccgttatctttccgctcaatatacttagcactgggatctgtcattcttggctaggaaaacaacaagatGGTTATGGACACATAGATtggccaaaacaaaaatcatcaaagactGAGGCTGCTTTTTATATTGACTATGCGGTTGGGGACCCCAGACTAGTTATGAATTAACGCTCTTTGCTTTCCTATTGTTTGACCTTTCACATTCCTACGACTGGGATACGTTCAACTTCCAAAAATAAAGACTTGCAGCTATTCGTTGGCACGGCATGGTTAACATATTTGGGgacaaaaacattgcattttcatttatattttccagAGGAAGGCCTCTAACGGTGGCAGAATGTGGCAGTGCGCAAGGTGCGGGAAGCAAGATAGGAAAGGCCGGGTGGCAGCACACATATTGAAGGAGCATATACCGCTACACCAGGTCCCGTTCCACTGTCTGCTGTGCCAGTTCAGGTGCCTGGACAGTAACACGCTGAGAGACCATGTGAGCCAGTATTCACGACATGTGAGCCAGGAAAAGAACATGAGAAAACCCATAGATTATGCACAATTCCTGGTTAAAGCAGAGAGGCCTATTCATATCACGAGTAACGACATGTTCCAGGTTCAGGGTCGCTTGACCATAGATTTGTTAAAAGACAAATCTGATAGTGAAAACCAGCCACCAGGTGTATGGCCATCCTGGATAGAGCCTGGGGCACAGGCAAGCCCGAGTGGACCAGTAAGTGCAAAAGGGAACGAAGCCAGGATGACTGACCTGGAACAGTTGATAGAGGTGTTAGAGTTTGGCAATACGTCCAACAGTGAGACATTCCAGGAGTTACAGCCATCAGAGAGGATATATAATGTCTCTTACATTGAGAGAGCGCCGGTGGTAAACCCTGGTGGAGCTGCCCCTGataatatcatttatgaaatagtggATGCTCCCTCTCAATCCGGCGATTTATCCAGCAGTTATGACCAGGTTGTTGAGGAAACAGAAGTCCTTCCCAATCAAGATGACCATCTTTACCCATTATTAAATGGGTTTGACCGAAAGACACAGTCAGTGAGCGGCCCAAAGGAGGACCCATCAATCCAAACAACCTTGGAAGACCGCCTGGCCAATATTTTTGAGGCCGGCGTGAAAAGGATAACTCAAGCGATCGACGAGGGGGTCAAGGTGATGGTGGAGATGCAGCGTGCAACAGAAGCGACCCTGCAGGAGGTCAAGCGGATAGAGCAGAACGTTTGCTATATATATAGATCGGTTGCAGAAGAGAAGGAGGAGACCAGCACAGAGGAACAGCAAAAACTCAAAACCATTGTAACTAAACGCAAGTCCACTGAAGAAGACGAGGTACGGAAACAAAAGAAGATAAAAATGACATCTAATAGTGAGGTTACAGTTGTGGATGTCaagtaaataattgttaaaaatgtaatccatactgatattgtttataattgttaatGATCTCAAATTTATAAAAGGTAGCAGGAGCTGCCTTACTTTTGTCTAGTCACAGATAGAGAATTTGAAGATTTCAAATTTTGGCAATTTAGGCCAGGGCTTAGCGCCATCCTGATGTTACAGATGGACTAGACCTGTGTCCATCATGCCAGGATCATTAAAAGTAACTTAATATTGTTAGTAATTTTAGACTTAATATTGTTCAATTTTTCAACCATTGTTcttgcaaaatattaataaattaaattggaAGTTATTTCGTATATCAAAGATAATGTAGGGTTTTAACATCAACTGATCTCATACCTTTAAATTTTTGGCACAAACAGCAAAACGAAGTAATTCTTGTTGGGAATTTAACTATGTTcacatattttcaatgttttttcgCGTGAACTCcatcatttttcttttgaatCTTGAGTTTTCTTGAAATAGTTCTTGATCTATCGTGATATACATTTCTCAAAACTTGATAATTCATTCTTGATATGGCATAGGAATCAGCATGTCTTTCCACAAGGTGATGATGTCAGCCaatcaattatcaataattCACCTTAAATGCACTAATAATACATTGTTGAAATCCAATCTGTTATCTTAAATCCCATTTCGGGAACTTCACGGTCATTTGTCAGTGTGTGTGCTATCTTGAATGTTTCCAATGGCTGTTGACATCAGCCAAGCTTATACAGATTGTTTATTTCACTTCGTCATGCTGTGCCAATGTAAATATTAGCCAAAATGTATTGCTGTGTACTGTGCCGCCGTCTActactgtatatatataatgtttgacGTTTGCTGCTTATATTTATTTGcctttgcaaaaaaaacacaacatgaaACGTTCATTGGCTTCATCATTTTAAGGAAGCTGGTTTTACTTGACTCTCGAAAAGACTTAGTCACCCCATTTATAAGGGGAGAGGTTTAAATGCGGTGACATAGCAAACCAGTTTTCTGTGATCTTAGTCACGGAACGCCCTGGCCAGATCGGGGGGTAACTTGGACACGCCCAGTTATAGCGTGCCAAAGGGGCTAAGTTGTAAcaatatgtattgtattttaactttaattctATTTCACActtgttaatatttttcttaa from Mya arenaria isolate MELC-2E11 chromosome 3, ASM2691426v1 harbors:
- the LOC128226528 gene encoding uncharacterized protein LOC128226528, with protein sequence MVATMQKSLQETLDAIRTHEIKTTTHFVSWSSPKGFGNLGVPCGQKKVLWHQNMPYIILGVKRLTCHHGKDQKQARRTKTMKCEEDHEMDQQKKRTRKTPSKKLDCVACIYVKEVLSFPELKTDVIKERKKKAKIVRSSLEDGIRCFLLVLPDVNLHNHPVEERKASNGGRMWQCARCGKQDRKGRVAAHILKEHIPLHQVPFHCLLCQFRCLDSNTLRDHVSQYSRHVSQEKNMRKPIDYAQFLVKAERPIHITSNDMFQVQGRLTIDLLKDKSDSENQPPGVWPSWIEPGAQASPSGPVSAKGNEARMTDLEQLIEVLEFGNTSNSETFQELQPSERIYNVSYIERAPVVNPGGAAPDNIIYEIVDAPSQSGDLSSSYDQVVEETEVLPNQDDHLYPLLNGFDRKTQSVSGPKEDPSIQTTLEDRLANIFEAGVKRITQAIDEGVKVMVEMQRATEATLQEVKRIEQNVCYIYRSVAEEKEETSTEEQQKLKTIVTKRKSTEEDEVRKQKKIKMTSNSEVTVVDVK